The Amycolatopsis camponoti genome segment GCCGACCTCGAAGGCCGGGCCCTTCCACGGCATGCCGGCCTTCTTGATCGTGAACCGGTTGGCCGGGTCGACCAGGTCCGCGATGGCGACGCGGGCGACGGACGCCGTCTCGCCAGGGTCGACCGCGTGCACCGGCGACGGCTCGGCCCAGTGCGCCAGCACCGGCGTCACGGCGAAGCCGGACACCGGGACGAACAGCTCCGGCAGCACCGCGACCGGCCGGACGCCGGACGGGACGACACCGGTCTCTTCTTCGGCCTCGCGCAGGGCGGTGCCGACCGGGCCGTCGTCGCCGTCCTCGGCGCCGCCGCCGGGGAACGCGACCTGCCCGGCGTGCGAGCCCAGCGTGTCGGCCCGGCGCTGCAGCAGGACGTCGGGTTCGCCGTCGGCTTCGCGCTCGCCGAAGAGGATGAGCACCGCGGCGGGGCGCGTGTAGGCGTCTTCGGGTGGGGTGAACCGGGTGAACGTCTTCGCGTCGACGTCGGCGCTGACCTTGACCAGCGGGCGGAGCCACTCGGGCACGGACTCCGGCTCGACCAGTGGTCCGATCACGATGCCCCCTCGACTGCCGCGCGCACCTGGTCAGTGTTCCCGAAGGTGCGTGGATTCGCGATGAACCGCACCTCGCCCGCGGCGGTGACCAGGTAGGACGCCGGGAGCGACGAAGGCACTTTCAGCGCGGTCCGGACGGGCCCGCCCGGACCGTCGCCGTCGAACACCGACGGTAGGTGCACGCCCAGCTTGGCCAGCAGGTTCAAGCCGTCCTCCGCCGGGCTCTGGACCTGGACGCCGAGCACGCGCACGGCACCCGGCTGCTTCGCGTACTCCTGGAGCACGGGCAGCTCGGTCCGGCACGGCTCGCACCACGACGCCCACACGTTGACCAGCACCGGAGCACCGGCGAGGGCCTTGCCGACGTCGACGCTCGCGCCGTCGCCGAGGCAGTCCGCCTTGACGCCGTCGAGTTGCTCGACCGGCCGCGCGGGCCCGGCCGCGGGACACGGCTGGAGCGCCGCCGCGGACCGGGCCGGAGCCAGACTCGCGGACGGCTTCGCGGCGCTGTCGTCACCCCCGCGGGGCAGCAGCGCGACGATGAGCGCCACCGCCAGCACGGCGGCGGCCAGCGCCCATTTGGTGACGGTCGTCACCGGGGCGCCGCCATGGCCAGGATGTGGTCCTTTTCGACGCCCTTGACCAGCTTGGCGGCTTCCTCGAACCCGATCGGGCCGGTGCCGTACGACGGGCAGTCCTTGGCCAGCGGGCACGCGCCGCAGGCGGGCTTCTTGGCGTGGCAGACGCGCCGGCCGTGGAAGATCACCCGGTGCGAGAGCATCGTCCACTCCTTGCGGGGGATCAGCTCGCCGACCGCGTGCTCGACCTTGACCGGGTCCTCCTCCGCCGTCCAGCCCCAGCGCCGGACCAGCCGGCCGAAGTGGGTGTCGACGGTGATGCCCGGGACGTCGAAGGCGTTCCCGAGCACGACGTTGGCAGTCTTGCGGCCGACGCCGGGCAGCGTGACGAGGTCGTCGAGCTTCGCCGGGACCTCGCCGTCGAAGCGCTCGACCAGCGCCGCGCCGAGCCCCATCACGGAGTTCGCCTTGGCCCGGTAGAAGCCGGTGCTCCGGAGGTATTCCTCCAGTTCGGTGCGGTCGGCGCCCGCGTAGTCGGCGGCGGTCCGGTAGCGCTTGAACAGCGCGGGCGTGACCAGGTTCACCCGGACGTCGGTGGTCTGCGCGGACAGCACGACCGCGACCAGCAGTTCCAGTGGAGTGGTGAAGTCGAGCTCGCAGTGGGCGTCGGGATACACGTCGTCGAGGCAACGCTTCATCCGCCTGGCGCGTCTCACCAGAGCTAACCGGCTTTCACCAGCGCCCTCTTGGGGGGCGTTCGTGGTGGCAGGTGGCACCCCGATAGCCTACGGGCGCCGTCGGACGAGCCGGTCAGTGCACCGGTGGACGACCGACACGCCAGAGCACCACCTCGGCGCAGTTTCCCGGCCGCCATGAGCGAGGATCTGGAGTAGATGCTTCCCACTGAAACTTTTGGGGTCCGGTCATGACTGTCTGGTTCGTCATCCTGGTCCCCCTGGTGATCATGTTCTTCGCGCTCTTCATGGAGCGCGTGGAAAGCAGGCTCAAGCACGTCGCGGTGCAGGAGAACGAGGTCGAAGAGTTCCTCGAGCAAGCGCAGCCCAACGAAGTCAGGGCGCTCTACGGGCACGGCATCGGCCGCGCGCTGGAGCTGTTCCGGCTGCGTAGGCTGGGCGGACGGGCAGCCAGGCTTCGCGCGCGACGCGTGCGGAGTTAGGCTCCACGTTCGAACGAGATCATCTGGCGGGCGCGCGCGTCCGACAGGCGATCTCGCGAGTACGCCCTAGACTGACGCGCAAGTGATCGGCGTCACGCTCTTCCAGCCAAGGGAGGGCGTGAACGTTTCTCGACGAGGAGGCACCCGAGGTGGACGAAACCCTGGCCCGTGCGGGCATTTTCCAGGGTGTGGAGCCGGCAGCGGCGGAGGCGCTGGCCCAGACCTTGGAATCCGTGGAGTTCCCCCGCGGCCATGTCATCTTCAACGAGGGTGAACCCGGCGACAAGCTGTACATCATCCAGTCCGGCAAGGTGAAGATCGGCCGCAAGTCGCCGGACGGCCGCGAGAACCTGCTGGGCATCTTCGGCCCGTCCGACATGTTCGGCGAGCTGTCCATCTTCGACCCCGGCCCCCGGACGTCGAGCGCGACCACGGTCACCGAGGTCCGCGCGGTCACCATGGACCGCCCGGCCCTGCGGCAGTGGATCTCGACCCGCCCGGAGATCGCCGAGCAGCTGCTGCGCGTGGTCGCGCGCCGCCTGCGCCGGACGAACAACATGGTCGCGGAGCTGATCTTCACCGACGTCCCCGGTCGCGTGGCGCGGGCGCTGCTGCAGCTCGCCCAGCGGTTCGGCAGCCAGGAGGCGGGCCTGCTGCGGGTCACGCACGACCTGACGCAGGAAGAGATCGCCCAGTACGTCGGCGCGTCGCGCGAGACCGTCAACAAGGCGCTCGCCGACTTCGCCCACCGCGGCTGGCTGCGGCTCGAGGGCAAGAGCGTGCTGATCCTGGACCCGGAGCGGCTCGCCCGCCGGGCCCGCTGAGTTCTTCTCACGTCGAAGGCCCCTCACTCTTCCGAGCGAGGGGCCTTCTTCACGCCGTGTGACAACAGTGTCTGATCAAAAACAAAGAGCCGGGCGCCACCCCCGACGTGGCGCACCGGCTCTTCGTTTGTCGCGCGGACCATCCCCCGACGATCCGCGCTCCCCGCCCTCCGGGCCAGGCCCCGACCCATATGCCGGAGGGAGCTGGGTTCTGTGCTGTTGTTCAACCATCACGGCCCATACCCACGAATTCAAGGCCATTCACTCTCAAGGACGCCGTGCCGGCGGTTTTGTTGCACGAGTCCACGGAGAATATCCCGAGTGTTACCCGATCGAGACCTCACGTGATCGGCTCCGGTCTCCGGTGACGCACCTGACCGTCAAATAACTGGTACCGACGTACCACTCTGCGGCATACTGGTACGCGTGTCCCACTCTGAAGGTCGTACGTCTCTGGCCGACTACCGCAGCGCGCTGACGACCCGCGCCGCCCGGTGGCCTGCCATCGCGTCCGTGCTCGCCCGCCTGCCGATCGCCATGATCGGCATCTCCGCGCTGCTCTACGTCCAGCGCGAGACCGGGTCCTTCGCCGCCGCCGGGCTGGTCTCGGCCGGCTCCCTCGTCGGCGTCTCGGTGGGCGCGGTGATCCAGGGCAGGCTGATCGACCGGTTCGGCCCGACGCGGCCGCTGCTCGTCGTGGCGGTCACCCTGGCGCTGTCGATGACGGCGCTGGTGACCTCGATCGAGTCGCACGCGCCGACCGCGGTGATGGTCGCGCTGGGCGCGGTCACCGGGCTGTCGGAGCCGATGGTCGGATCGGCGTCCCGCGCGCTGTGGGCCCGGTTGCTCCCTCCGGGCGGCCCGCGCAACGCGGCGTTCTCGTACGAGGCGATCAGCATGGAGGTGTTCTTCATCCTCGGTCCCGGCCTGGCCGGGCTGCTGGTACTGGCGCCGTGGGCGGGGACCGGCCTGGTGCTGGGCGTCGCGCTGCAGTTCACCGGCGCGGTGCTGTTCGCGCTGAGCCCGGCGGTGCGGGCGTGGCGGGCTTCGCCGAGTTCGTCCGGCTCGCTGCTGGGCGCGCTGGCGAGCCCGGGCATGCGGACCCTGGCGCTGGCCGCGCTCGGCTTCGGCATGGTGATCGGGTTCGTCGAGGTCGCGGTCCCGGCGTCGGCGACCGAGGCGGGCTCTCCGTCGTTCGGCGGGCTGCTGCTTTCGGCGTGGTCCCTGAGCTCGGTGGCTTTCGGCGTGGCGTACAGCCTGCGCCCGTGGCCCCGCCGGATGGGCCTGCGGTTGCCGGCCCTGCTCGGCGCGTTCGGGGCGCTGGTGGCGCTGCTCGCGTGGCCCTCGTCGCTGTGGGGCCTGGCGCTGATGATGCTGCTGGCCGGCGCGTTGATCACGCCCCAGTCGACGGCGCACTCGTCGGCGATCGAGCTGGTGGCGCCGTCGGGGACCGCGGCGGAGGCGTTCGGCTGGGTGCTCACGGCGGTGACGCTGGGGCTGGCCGCGGGCCAGTCGGTGAGCGGCCACATCGTGGAGCACGCCGGGCCGTCGGCAGCGTTCCTGGCGGCGAGCGTGGCCGGGTTGGTGCTCGCGGTGGTGGTGTGGCTGCTGCGGGGGACGGTCCGGGCGCCTCGGCAGGCTTCGGCGGTCGCGGAGCTGGTCGGGGCCGGCCGGTAGGTCGATCCGCGACCGTTGCTGGTTGGCGGGCCTCCGTTAGTCGGCACCCGCCGGTAGCTCGACCATGGGCGCAACGTCGGCCGATCGAGGGGCCTCTCCTGGTCGGCCCATCCCGCCGAGCAGCCCCCGCCGGCGGCGGGCCGACCCGCTCCGCCTCGGTCCCGCCGGCGGCCTGCCGCCGTCTGGACGCGCTCGCGTTGTGCGCATCTTCCCTGGTCAGCGGGCTCTCACGCCGTTTTTGTCGGTGCTCGCCGCTAGCTTGCGGGGCATGGACGTCACCGCGCCTGCCCACCGCCTGTCGGCGGCCGTTTCTGCTGCTTCGCGGCTGCTGCCCGGCCGCGTCGGGCTGCGGTTGCGGGCGGGTGCGGCCGGGCTGACCGTTGCCGGGAGCGATTCGGATCTCGCCGTCCGGTTCGACTGCCCGGCCACCACCCACACCGATGGCGCGGTCGCCGTCCCGGCGGCGCCCCTCGCCGAGACGCTGAAGATGCTCGACACCGACCTGGTGCGCCTGGTCGTCGAAGGCAGCCGCCTGGCGCTGCGGCTCGACAACGCCCGGTTCGCGCTCCCCCTCCTGTCCACCGAGGCCGACCGGCCGGCTCCCGAACCGCCGCAAGTGTCCGAAGTGGACGGAGGAGCGTTCGCGTCGGCGCTGCGGATCGTCGCGGGCACGGCGTCGAAGGACGACCCGCTGCCGTTGTTCACCGGCGTCCGCGTGCAGGCGGCCGACCACCTCACGCTGACGGCGTCCGACCGCTACCGGATGGCGGTGGCCCGCCTGCCGCTGCGCACGCCGGGCTCGCTCGACGTTCTGGTCCCGGCCACCCTGCTGACCGAGGCCGCTCGCCAGGCGAAGGGCGTCGTCGGCCTGCACGCGGGCCCGGGCCGGTTCGGCCTGAGCTGGCAAGGCGGCCTGGTCGGCACCGCGGTCCTCGACGCGGGGTTCCTGTCCGAGGACTCGATCCCGTCGGCCGCGGTCGACACCACGGTGACCCTGGACGCGGACGCACTGGCGGCCGCGGTCCGCCGCGTCGGGGTGTACGCCGAGGACCGCCGCGTCCTGACCCTGGAGGTCGGCGACGCGCAGGTCCGCCTGGCGAGCGCCCGCCAGGACACGGGCGAGGCGGAGGAGACGCTGAAGGCGGACGTCGGCGGCGGCCGGACGTCCCCGTCGTTCCAGGCGAGGTACCTGCTGGACGCGCTGCAGGCGTTCGCCGGCGAGCGCGTGGTGCTGTCGATCCAGCCGGGGATGCGGGCGTGCATCCTGCGGGCCGCGGAGCCTGGGGAGGTGGAGCTGACGTACTACCTGATGCCGATGCTGGCCCGCTAAGGCACGACGGTGCCGAAGCATTTCGACGTCCGGATCATCGGTGCTGTCTCCACCTGCTGGACTCCCGCCAACCCGCCCAGGTCGTCCGCCAAATCGATCGTCGGTGGCCAAGGCCTTTGCCGATCTGGCGAAGCGCGGAAGCTGGTCGAGGAGCACGTCCCGGCCACGACCCACCGGACCGGCTTCTGTGTACTTCGAGGAGGCATGATGATCGTCGAAACCACGACCGGCCGGGTGCGCGGCACTGAAGGCACCTTCTACGGAATCCCTTACGCCACAGCGAAACGACTGGAAAGCCCGGTAAAGCCGAAGCCGTGGACCGGCGTCCGGGACGCGCTGGAACCCGGTCCCGCGGCGCCGCAACCGCCGTCGCGGCTGGAGCATGCCCTCGGGCCGATGCCCCTGCCGCAGAGCGAGGACTGCCTGTCGCTCAACGTCTTCACGCCGTCGACCGCCGGGAGCCGCCCCGTGCTGGTGTGGATCCACGGCGGCGGGTTCTCCAGCGGTTGCGGCGGTCAGGTCTGGTACACCGGCACGCGCCTGGCGCGCGAGGCCGACGTCGTCGTCGTGACGCTCAACTACCGCCTCGGCGCCCTCGGCTTCCTGAGCGCACCAGGGGTCCCGCCCAACCTCGGCCTCGCCGACCAGCTCGCCGCCCTCGAATGGGTCCGCGACACCATCGCCGCGTTCGGTGGCAATCCCGCCGACGTCACCCTCGGCGGGCAGTCGGCCGGCGCGCATTCGACGCTCGCCCTCTGGTCGGCACCGCGTGCCCGGGGCCTCGTCAAGCGGATCGCCCTGCAGAGCGCACCCGTCGGCATGCGACCGTCCATACGGGACGAAGCCGAGCAAAACGCGCTGCTGCTACAACAAGAACTCGGCGAAGACATCCGCACGGCGCCGACGGCGCGACTCCTCGAAGCCCAGCTCAGGGTGGCGGCCAAGACCGCGAAGCCCGGCTCTCTCGAACCGCCGTTCCAGCTCGTCGCCGACGACGACCTCGTCGCGAAGGACCTCATCGAAGCGGCACCCGAAGGCCCGGCGCTCATCAGCTGGACGAAAGACGAGCTACGCGCCTTCGTCCCCGACGCGCCCCAAGAAACCGTCGATGCCGCGAACAGCGTCTTCGTCAGCGACAAGCTGGCCGAGAAGCTCGACGCCTTCGTCTACCGCTTCGACTGGGCAGCGCCGGGAAACCCCTTCAGGGCCTGCCACTGCATCGACCTCCCGTTCCTCTTCGGCACCCACGACGTCTGGGACGCGCCGATGCTCGAAGGCGCGCCGAAGGGCCTCGAAACCGAACCCGGCCTTCGCGAAGTCTGGGCCGCCTTCCTGCACGGAAAGCGGCCCAGCCCGACATGGGAGGCGATCAGGCCGATGCGGCCTTGACCGCGGCCTCGACCTCGGCGAAGGAGGGGTTGACCATGGCGGTCGACCCGACGATCACGGTCGGGACCGTCTCGTTCCCGTTCGCGACCTCGCGCACGCGCGCGGCCGCGGACGGGTCCTCCCAGATGTTGATCTTCCGGACGTTGAAGCCGCTCTTCGACATCGGCCGGTCGAGCGCGGCACAGAACCCGCAGCCCGGCCGCCAGTAGAACTCGACCTCGACGTTGCTCATCCCTGTTCCTCCGACCGCAAGTAGTCCAGCTGCGCCTGCACGCTCAGTTCGGCCGGCGCCCACAGCGCCCGGTCGACGTCGGCGTACACGACCTCGACGACCTGACGCGGGGTGGCGTCCGCACCGAGCACCTTCAGAGCCGAACGCACCTGGCCGAGCCGCTGTTCCCGGTGGGCAAGGTACTCGCGGGCGGTCGAGGCCAGATCGGAGAGCTCCGGACCGTGCCCCGGCAGGCCGAGCGTGCCCGCCGGGAGCTCGATCAGCTTCCGCAGGGAGCGCAGGTAGTCACCCAGGTCGTGCAGCACGGTGGTGCCGCGGCCGAGGACGGTGTCGCCGGTCAGGACCTGGCCGTCGAGCACGAGCGACACCGAGTCGCCGGTGTGCCCGGGCGTGTGCAGGACGCGGATCGACAGCCCTCCGGCGGCGATCTCTTCTCCGTCCGCGAAGGCCTCGGCGGACAGGCACAGCGACGGGTCGAAGGCCCGCACCGGCGCGCCGACGCGCTCGGCGAGCCACGGCGCGCCCTCGGCGTGGTCCGGGTGGAAGTGCGTCAGCAGGATCAGCTCGACCTCGCCGACCGCGGCCAGCAGCTCGAGGTGCTCGAGGTCGCGGTAGCCGGGGTCGACGACGACCGCCGGGGTCGACGGCGTCGCCCGCAGCACCCAGCTGTTGGTGCCTTCGAGCGTCATCGACGACGGGTTGTTCTCCAGCAGCACCGACGCCGTCGCGGACACCTGGCGCAGCACGCCGTACGCGGGGGCGCTCATCGCCGCTCCAGCACGACGCGGACGTGGCCGTTCTCGCGGATCAGCGTCGGCGCGATCCGGACGATCTCGCGCTGCTCATTCAGGATGTCGTCGGCGGTCGCGAACTTCGCCAGCTCGCTCAGCGTCAGCCAGGTCGGCGGCATCAGCATCCGGCGGCCTTCCCGCGCGTCCGCGATGGCGTCCTCGGGAAGCTGCCAGCCGGAGCTCGACGCCTCCGACGTCGCGCCGTCCGCTTCCTGGCCTTCGGGTAGCTTCGCGACGTAGAACCGGGTGTCGTAGCGGCGCGGCTCCTGTTCGGGCGTGATCCAGTGCGCCCACGGGCGCAGCAGGTCGGCCCGCAGCGTCAGCCCGGCGTCGGCGAGGAACGCGGCGAGCGAGACTTCGCGCGTCTCCAGGGCCTGGCGGGCGGCCGCGTACGTCGTGACGTCGGTGAGCACCTCGTCCGCGCTGCCCGCGAGCAGCACGCCGGACTCCTCGAACGTCTCGCGCACCGCCGCGCAGGTCAACGCCCGGGCCAGGGCGTCGTCGCACCCGAACCGCGATGCCCACCACGACGGCTCCGGACCGGCCCACGCCACCGAGGCGTCGGCGTCGCGCTTGTCGACCCCGCCGCCCGGGAAGACGGTCATCCCGCCCGCGAACGGCATGCCCTTGACCCGGTGCTGCAGGAAGACTTCGACGCCGTCGGCGCCGTCCCGGACCAGGATCACGGTGGCCGCGTCCTTCGGCGTCACCGGGGGGCCGTCCGTGTTGGCCCGCGTCGCGACGCCGGCCCCTACCGGGATGTCGAAGACGAACTCCGTTGGCTGCTCCACCCGGGCAACATACCGCCGGACCCCGACGGTCCGTCGCGCAGTTGTGGCACGCCGGACACGGCGAAGGCGGAG includes the following:
- a CDS encoding DNA polymerase III subunit beta; the encoded protein is MDVTAPAHRLSAAVSAASRLLPGRVGLRLRAGAAGLTVAGSDSDLAVRFDCPATTHTDGAVAVPAAPLAETLKMLDTDLVRLVVEGSRLALRLDNARFALPLLSTEADRPAPEPPQVSEVDGGAFASALRIVAGTASKDDPLPLFTGVRVQAADHLTLTASDRYRMAVARLPLRTPGSLDVLVPATLLTEAARQAKGVVGLHAGPGRFGLSWQGGLVGTAVLDAGFLSEDSIPSAAVDTTVTLDADALAAAVRRVGVYAEDRRVLTLEVGDAQVRLASARQDTGEAEETLKADVGGGRTSPSFQARYLLDALQAFAGERVVLSIQPGMRACILRAAEPGEVELTYYLMPMLAR
- the nth gene encoding endonuclease III, producing the protein MKRCLDDVYPDAHCELDFTTPLELLVAVVLSAQTTDVRVNLVTPALFKRYRTAADYAGADRTELEEYLRSTGFYRAKANSVMGLGAALVERFDGEVPAKLDDLVTLPGVGRKTANVVLGNAFDVPGITVDTHFGRLVRRWGWTAEEDPVKVEHAVGELIPRKEWTMLSHRVIFHGRRVCHAKKPACGACPLAKDCPSYGTGPIGFEEAAKLVKGVEKDHILAMAAPR
- a CDS encoding glutaredoxin family protein; translated protein: MSNVEVEFYWRPGCGFCAALDRPMSKSGFNVRKINIWEDPSAAARVREVANGNETVPTVIVGSTAMVNPSFAEVEAAVKAASA
- a CDS encoding MFS transporter, yielding MSHSEGRTSLADYRSALTTRAARWPAIASVLARLPIAMIGISALLYVQRETGSFAAAGLVSAGSLVGVSVGAVIQGRLIDRFGPTRPLLVVAVTLALSMTALVTSIESHAPTAVMVALGAVTGLSEPMVGSASRALWARLLPPGGPRNAAFSYEAISMEVFFILGPGLAGLLVLAPWAGTGLVLGVALQFTGAVLFALSPAVRAWRASPSSSGSLLGALASPGMRTLALAALGFGMVIGFVEVAVPASATEAGSPSFGGLLLSAWSLSSVAFGVAYSLRPWPRRMGLRLPALLGAFGALVALLAWPSSLWGLALMMLLAGALITPQSTAHSSAIELVAPSGTAAEAFGWVLTAVTLGLAAGQSVSGHIVEHAGPSAAFLAASVAGLVLAVVVWLLRGTVRAPRQASAVAELVGAGR
- a CDS encoding Crp/Fnr family transcriptional regulator, which codes for MDETLARAGIFQGVEPAAAEALAQTLESVEFPRGHVIFNEGEPGDKLYIIQSGKVKIGRKSPDGRENLLGIFGPSDMFGELSIFDPGPRTSSATTVTEVRAVTMDRPALRQWISTRPEIAEQLLRVVARRLRRTNNMVAELIFTDVPGRVARALLQLAQRFGSQEAGLLRVTHDLTQEEIAQYVGASRETVNKALADFAHRGWLRLEGKSVLILDPERLARRAR
- a CDS encoding NUDIX hydrolase, which encodes MIGPLVEPESVPEWLRPLVKVSADVDAKTFTRFTPPEDAYTRPAAVLILFGEREADGEPDVLLQRRADTLGSHAGQVAFPGGGAEDGDDGPVGTALREAEEETGVVPSGVRPVAVLPELFVPVSGFAVTPVLAHWAEPSPVHAVDPGETASVARVAIADLVDPANRFTIKKAGMPWKGPAFEVGGLFVWGFTAGLLSVLLGLGGWEREWDSDDVRDLDEALAAFQARLTSGE
- a CDS encoding TlpA family protein disulfide reductase; the encoded protein is MTTVTKWALAAAVLAVALIVALLPRGGDDSAAKPSASLAPARSAAALQPCPAAGPARPVEQLDGVKADCLGDGASVDVGKALAGAPVLVNVWASWCEPCRTELPVLQEYAKQPGAVRVLGVQVQSPAEDGLNLLAKLGVHLPSVFDGDGPGGPVRTALKVPSSLPASYLVTAAGEVRFIANPRTFGNTDQVRAAVEGAS
- a CDS encoding NUDIX hydrolase, whose amino-acid sequence is MEQPTEFVFDIPVGAGVATRANTDGPPVTPKDAATVILVRDGADGVEVFLQHRVKGMPFAGGMTVFPGGGVDKRDADASVAWAGPEPSWWASRFGCDDALARALTCAAVRETFEESGVLLAGSADEVLTDVTTYAAARQALETREVSLAAFLADAGLTLRADLLRPWAHWITPEQEPRRYDTRFYVAKLPEGQEADGATSEASSSGWQLPEDAIADAREGRRMLMPPTWLTLSELAKFATADDILNEQREIVRIAPTLIRENGHVRVVLERR
- a CDS encoding carboxylesterase family protein, with product MIVETTTGRVRGTEGTFYGIPYATAKRLESPVKPKPWTGVRDALEPGPAAPQPPSRLEHALGPMPLPQSEDCLSLNVFTPSTAGSRPVLVWIHGGGFSSGCGGQVWYTGTRLAREADVVVVTLNYRLGALGFLSAPGVPPNLGLADQLAALEWVRDTIAAFGGNPADVTLGGQSAGAHSTLALWSAPRARGLVKRIALQSAPVGMRPSIRDEAEQNALLLQQELGEDIRTAPTARLLEAQLRVAAKTAKPGSLEPPFQLVADDDLVAKDLIEAAPEGPALISWTKDELRAFVPDAPQETVDAANSVFVSDKLAEKLDAFVYRFDWAAPGNPFRACHCIDLPFLFGTHDVWDAPMLEGAPKGLETEPGLREVWAAFLHGKRPSPTWEAIRPMRP
- a CDS encoding MBL fold metallo-hydrolase yields the protein MSAPAYGVLRQVSATASVLLENNPSSMTLEGTNSWVLRATPSTPAVVVDPGYRDLEHLELLAAVGEVELILLTHFHPDHAEGAPWLAERVGAPVRAFDPSLCLSAEAFADGEEIAAGGLSIRVLHTPGHTGDSVSLVLDGQVLTGDTVLGRGTTVLHDLGDYLRSLRKLIELPAGTLGLPGHGPELSDLASTAREYLAHREQRLGQVRSALKVLGADATPRQVVEVVYADVDRALWAPAELSVQAQLDYLRSEEQG